A genomic segment from Deltaproteobacteria bacterium encodes:
- the rnc gene encoding ribonuclease III, translated as MLQERAGHRFADLTLLYEALTHRSALMELSSVVPQRGATARRKSAASASPSLPWNERLEFLGDAVLGLAISQRLMESSDKLAEGDLSRLRAMLVNEENLADQARQLQLGKFLIMGKGTAQTGGRNRDSLLADALEALIGAVFVDGGFAAADALIGRIFAGQLKGDLAQYKRSDYKTQLQELTQAHNKQTPVYEVAQESGPDHAKVFEVRCIVSGRELGRGRGASKKRASQEAAKLAISSFKQVAKEGQL; from the coding sequence GTGCTGCAGGAACGGGCCGGCCACCGCTTTGCCGACCTGACCCTGTTGTACGAGGCGCTGACGCATCGCTCGGCCTTGATGGAACTCAGTAGCGTTGTACCCCAGCGTGGTGCGACTGCTAGGAGAAAGTCCGCAGCCAGTGCGTCGCCAAGTTTACCTTGGAACGAGCGGCTTGAATTTCTTGGCGACGCCGTTCTTGGTCTGGCCATCAGCCAGAGGCTCATGGAGAGTAGCGACAAGCTTGCAGAGGGTGATCTGTCCCGTCTGCGTGCCATGCTGGTGAACGAGGAAAACCTGGCTGACCAAGCACGTCAATTGCAACTCGGTAAGTTCCTCATTATGGGTAAGGGCACGGCTCAGACTGGTGGTCGTAATCGCGACTCACTCTTAGCTGATGCACTTGAAGCCCTAATCGGTGCGGTTTTTGTCGACGGTGGCTTCGCTGCTGCCGATGCTCTGATCGGGCGGATCTTCGCCGGTCAGCTCAAAGGTGATTTAGCTCAGTACAAAAGATCGGACTATAAGACGCAACTGCAGGAATTAACGCAGGCCCACAACAAACAGACACCTGTTTATGAGGTGGCGCAGGAATCCGGCCCCGATCATGCCAAGGTGTTTGAGGTGCGTTGCATTGTCTCCGGCCGTGAACTCGGTCGTGGCCGCGGCGCCAGTAAGAAACGAGCTTCGCAAGAAGCAGCCAAGTTAGCCATATCTTCATTTAAGCAGGTAGCGAAGGAGGGGCAGTTATGA
- a CDS encoding phytanoyl-CoA dioxygenase family protein: MSQFDRDGFLVLPGVIPSHTCDALRGRADELVDAFEPGDLKVIFATDRNSHVRNHYFLESGDKIRFFFEEDALSADGTLTRDKHLAINKIGHALADLDPVFREFSLLPEIRSIVTSLGKFRDPRIMQSMYIFKQPHIGGEVTCHQDSTFLDTEPSSLIGLWFALEDATEENGCLWAIPGAHKAGRRQTMTRLPDETTNFETHDATPWNLDATVPLEVPKGSVILLHALAPHMSHKNTSSRSRHAYTLHVSEGDLPRRDGIWLQRDPALPMLSLLG; this comes from the coding sequence ATCAGCCAGTTTGACCGTGATGGCTTTTTAGTCCTCCCCGGTGTCATTCCATCTCACACCTGCGACGCACTCCGCGGTCGCGCCGATGAGCTGGTCGACGCCTTTGAGCCAGGTGATCTCAAGGTCATCTTCGCGACCGATCGCAACAGTCATGTCCGCAATCATTACTTCCTGGAGTCGGGGGATAAGATCCGCTTCTTTTTTGAAGAAGACGCCCTCAGCGCCGACGGCACGTTGACGCGCGACAAGCACCTAGCCATCAATAAGATCGGCCACGCCTTGGCTGATCTCGACCCGGTGTTCCGCGAATTCTCATTGCTGCCTGAGATTCGCAGCATTGTGACTAGCCTAGGTAAATTTCGTGACCCACGCATCATGCAGTCTATGTACATATTCAAACAACCGCATATCGGCGGCGAAGTGACGTGCCACCAAGATAGTACGTTTCTCGACACCGAGCCGAGCAGTTTGATTGGTCTTTGGTTTGCGCTTGAAGATGCTACAGAGGAAAACGGTTGCCTATGGGCTATCCCTGGCGCTCATAAGGCGGGACGCCGACAAACAATGACTCGTTTACCAGACGAAACAACAAATTTTGAGACTCACGACGCCACCCCGTGGAACCTGGATGCCACCGTGCCCTTGGAGGTGCCCAAGGGCAGCGTTATACTCCTGCATGCGCTTGCACCGCATATGAGTCACAAGAATACGTCGTCGCGTTCGCGTCACGCCTATACGCTCCATGTCAGCGAGGGCGACCTGCCACGGCGTGATGGGATTTGGCTGCAGCGGGATCCCGCGTTGCCGATGCTGAGCCTACTAGGGTGA
- a CDS encoding nucleotidyltransferase domain-containing protein, producing the protein MPAALQLDPRYLAMLRLIFDKYLKDQSVEVLAYGSRLTANFHSGSDLDLVIRNTKDRSLPVKHMFDLLEDIRESNVPILVDVLDWARIPDEFHTQIERQHLVIWPVG; encoded by the coding sequence ATGCCCGCAGCGCTTCAGCTTGATCCGCGTTACTTAGCGATGCTGCGTTTGATCTTTGATAAGTATCTCAAAGATCAATCGGTGGAAGTTTTGGCCTACGGTAGTCGTCTCACGGCAAATTTTCACTCCGGCAGCGATCTCGATCTGGTTATCAGGAATACCAAAGATCGCTCCCTGCCGGTAAAGCACATGTTTGACCTGCTCGAAGACATTCGCGAGAGCAACGTCCCGATCCTGGTCGATGTCTTAGACTGGGCTAGGATTCCGGACGAATTTCACACTCAAATCGAGCGCCAACATCTAGTGATTTGGCCGGTAGGCTAA
- a CDS encoding MFS transporter has protein sequence MNSDPHPIYRKISWHLLPLLFCCYVIAYIDRVNVGFAKLEMLTDLSMSEAAYGLGAGMFFIGYFLLEVPSNLILHRVGARLWIGRIMITWGILSGAMAHVTTEYQFYVVRLLLGMAEAGFFPGILLYLGYWYPAGVRTRVTAIFMAAVPVAGMIGGPLSGWIMQFLEGHGGQRGWQWMYWIEAVPAVLLGIYVAARLPDNPRHARWLSHAQRELVATSIATEETTKTHGSFRDALGTPRFWQLCAVYFCLVMGNYGVSFWLPSVIKGTGVTDPSQVGLLSALPWIAALVAMMAASASADRHREYRWHVAMPSLLSALGFYLTASHLHGTAGALVAMTLAACGIITSLPIFWSLPATTLSGVAAAGGIALINSLGNVAGFLSPYLVGWLNDRTGSAVAGLHAIAAFLVLGALLTLTLKSPKTN, from the coding sequence ATGAACTCAGATCCCCACCCTATTTACCGAAAAATCAGTTGGCATCTACTGCCACTGCTCTTTTGCTGCTACGTCATCGCCTACATCGACCGAGTCAATGTCGGGTTTGCCAAGCTGGAGATGCTTACTGATCTTTCGATGTCGGAAGCCGCTTATGGTCTAGGCGCCGGCATGTTTTTCATCGGCTATTTTTTACTCGAAGTCCCTAGTAATCTGATCCTACATCGTGTCGGCGCCCGGCTATGGATTGGGCGCATCATGATCACCTGGGGCATCCTTTCAGGCGCCATGGCTCACGTCACGACTGAGTATCAGTTCTACGTGGTGAGATTGTTACTCGGCATGGCAGAGGCCGGCTTTTTCCCGGGAATCCTCCTCTACCTCGGCTACTGGTATCCCGCAGGAGTCAGGACCCGCGTGACAGCCATCTTTATGGCGGCTGTCCCCGTCGCCGGGATGATCGGTGGTCCACTCTCAGGCTGGATCATGCAGTTTCTCGAAGGTCACGGTGGGCAACGCGGATGGCAGTGGATGTACTGGATTGAGGCGGTGCCCGCAGTGTTGCTCGGCATTTATGTGGCAGCAAGGCTGCCTGATAATCCCAGGCATGCGCGGTGGCTCAGCCATGCGCAACGAGAATTGGTCGCCACCAGCATCGCTACTGAGGAGACCACGAAGACGCACGGAAGTTTTCGTGACGCGCTTGGGACTCCTCGTTTTTGGCAGCTCTGCGCCGTTTACTTCTGCCTCGTCATGGGAAACTACGGCGTCAGTTTTTGGCTACCGTCTGTCATCAAAGGCACCGGCGTCACCGACCCAAGTCAAGTAGGCCTGCTCTCCGCGCTCCCCTGGATCGCTGCCCTTGTCGCCATGATGGCCGCCTCTGCTAGTGCCGATAGACACCGGGAATACCGCTGGCATGTTGCGATGCCGTCTCTACTTAGCGCGCTTGGATTTTACCTTACAGCGAGTCATCTACACGGCACAGCCGGTGCCCTCGTGGCAATGACCCTGGCTGCCTGCGGGATTATCACGAGCCTGCCCATATTTTGGAGTCTACCAGCCACCACTTTGTCCGGTGTCGCCGCCGCTGGCGGTATCGCGCTCATCAACTCCCTTGGTAACGTGGCGGGATTCCTGAGTCCCTACTTAGTTGGTTGGCTCAACGACCGGACGGGATCGGCGGTCGCTGGACTCCACGCTATCGCTGCATTTTTAGTCCTGGGTGCCCTGCTCACCCTAACTCTAAAGTCACCCAAGACCAACTAG
- a CDS encoding nucleotidyltransferase: MTITSTPLSTTHLGRTIKTLEVSYQMLRSAQAGSIEYEVARNATIKGFELCLETSGKLLRKSLKPYFASSRQVDELMFKDLFRHAHKHGFFTADEVDRWFSYRDNRNKTAHDYGEGFAEETVKLIQPFLHDAIKLKGVIDARSASA; the protein is encoded by the coding sequence ATGACGATAACCTCGACACCTCTCTCAACCACACACCTCGGTAGAACCATTAAGACTCTCGAGGTGTCCTATCAGATGCTGCGGTCTGCACAGGCTGGTAGCATTGAATACGAGGTGGCTCGTAATGCTACCATCAAGGGCTTTGAGCTTTGTCTTGAGACTTCTGGCAAACTACTGCGCAAGTCTCTAAAGCCCTACTTTGCTTCGTCGCGCCAAGTCGATGAGCTCATGTTTAAGGATCTTTTTCGTCACGCCCACAAGCATGGCTTCTTTACCGCCGATGAGGTCGATAGGTGGTTTTCCTACCGCGATAATCGTAACAAAACTGCCCACGATTACGGCGAGGGATTTGCAGAGGAAACGGTGAAGCTCATACAACCATTCTTGCACGACGCCATCAAACTCAAAGGTGTGATCGATGCCCGCAGCGCTTCAGCTTGA
- the mnmA gene encoding tRNA 2-thiouridine(34) synthase MnmA: MTKTRVVAAMSGGVDSCVAAALLLEQGYEVIGITMQLWNHAGDGEERFDSCCSLTDVHDARMAAHRMGVPHYVVNYEREFKKGVVDYFASEYGAGRTPNPCVMCNSKLKFDHLVDRARALGADWVATGHYARVVHHSDGRPSELYTGLDPKKDQSYFLFDMQPDNLKRAMFPLGGLTKPEVRAIAARLGLHTAEKHESQEICFVTGGRYSDFLEKHYPDVVRGRGGEIVDRDGLVLGRHEGIHLFTVGQRKGLGALGPDPKYVAAIDAEHNRVVVDDLENLKVEGFGVDLVNWLVPRDEITADRTLSVMVRYRAKPVACRVVPDADKPGRYQVLLAEKARWVTPGQAAVFYDQERVVGGGFIANNTAYKATVAAASTPGGLSTPRGPTSADLHAT, translated from the coding sequence ATGACCAAGACTCGTGTCGTGGCAGCAATGTCGGGAGGTGTGGACTCCTGTGTCGCGGCGGCTTTGCTACTTGAGCAGGGCTACGAGGTTATTGGTATTACGATGCAGCTGTGGAACCATGCTGGCGACGGCGAGGAGCGTTTTGATAGCTGCTGCTCGCTCACTGATGTCCACGACGCACGCATGGCGGCCCACCGCATGGGTGTCCCTCATTACGTCGTGAACTACGAGCGTGAGTTTAAAAAGGGCGTCGTCGATTATTTCGCGTCTGAATACGGCGCCGGGCGTACGCCTAATCCGTGCGTGATGTGCAACAGTAAACTCAAATTTGATCACTTAGTGGACCGTGCACGTGCGCTCGGTGCCGACTGGGTGGCGACTGGGCACTATGCGCGGGTCGTGCACCATAGCGATGGACGCCCGAGTGAGCTCTATACAGGCCTTGATCCCAAGAAGGACCAAAGCTACTTCCTCTTCGACATGCAGCCCGACAATCTCAAGCGGGCGATGTTTCCGCTTGGTGGTTTAACTAAACCTGAGGTGCGGGCGATCGCTGCACGTCTTGGACTCCATACGGCGGAAAAACACGAGAGCCAAGAGATCTGCTTTGTCACTGGGGGCCGCTACAGCGACTTTTTAGAAAAGCATTATCCCGACGTGGTGCGTGGACGCGGCGGTGAGATTGTCGATCGTGATGGTCTCGTTCTTGGGCGTCACGAGGGAATTCATCTCTTTACAGTCGGGCAACGCAAGGGACTTGGGGCTTTAGGTCCCGACCCCAAATATGTGGCTGCGATCGACGCAGAGCACAACCGTGTTGTCGTCGATGATCTCGAGAATCTTAAAGTCGAGGGCTTTGGCGTCGATCTCGTCAATTGGCTTGTACCGCGCGACGAGATCACGGCTGATCGGACCTTAAGTGTGATGGTGCGGTACCGGGCTAAGCCGGTCGCTTGTCGCGTGGTGCCAGATGCGGATAAACCAGGGCGCTACCAGGTCCTGCTCGCCGAGAAGGCGCGCTGGGTGACTCCGGGGCAAGCGGCCGTATTTTATGACCAAGAGAGGGTAGTCGGTGGAGGGTTCATTGCCAACAACACAGCCTATAAGGCCACCGTGGCCGCGGCCAGCACGCCTGGAGGATTATCAACTCCTCGGGGCCCAACATCAGCCGATCTTCACGCGACTTGA
- a CDS encoding iron permease, which yields MSDQSDCKQLSRRQALQKLAAAVPVTVVAASAVRAMAAEAPAAKPAAAPAAAGPELKLVPDTDATAKALKYVPDATKATRVDKMGVAGKDQNCKNCQFYTKAGEVKGQEVGKCLMLPAGMVASTGWCMSWTKKA from the coding sequence ATGTCGGATCAGTCAGACTGTAAACAATTGAGTCGCCGTCAGGCTCTCCAAAAACTTGCTGCTGCAGTGCCGGTCACTGTCGTAGCTGCCAGTGCTGTGCGGGCGATGGCTGCAGAAGCCCCAGCGGCCAAGCCGGCGGCTGCACCAGCTGCTGCTGGCCCCGAGCTAAAATTAGTGCCCGACACGGATGCCACCGCAAAGGCGCTTAAGTACGTGCCGGACGCTACCAAAGCGACTCGCGTCGACAAGATGGGCGTCGCAGGTAAGGACCAAAACTGCAAGAACTGCCAGTTCTACACCAAGGCAGGTGAAGTTAAGGGGCAGGAAGTAGGCAAGTGCCTCATGCTTCCAGCTGGTATGGTGGCTTCCACTGGTTGGTGTATGTCGTGGACCAAGAAGGCCTGA
- a CDS encoding group 1 truncated hemoglobin: protein MPHASSWYGGFHWLVYVVDQEGLSTEPSIYEEIGADLIRRCLTVFYERAFTDGVIGHFFFGKDRAHITEQQIDFATAMLGGPRKYRGKPLAAAHAHLDIRRPHFMRRQVLMREVLTEMGVPERQRDAWLALEEALRPVVTRPTR, encoded by the coding sequence GTGCCTCATGCTTCCAGCTGGTATGGTGGCTTCCACTGGTTGGTGTATGTCGTGGACCAAGAAGGCCTGAGTACTGAGCCCTCTATCTACGAAGAGATAGGTGCCGATCTCATACGCCGATGTTTGACCGTTTTTTACGAACGGGCATTCACCGACGGGGTGATCGGTCATTTCTTTTTTGGTAAAGACCGCGCGCATATCACCGAGCAGCAGATCGATTTTGCCACAGCCATGCTCGGTGGTCCGCGCAAATACCGCGGTAAACCGTTGGCTGCGGCTCATGCCCATCTGGACATCAGACGACCGCATTTTATGCGGCGTCAAGTTTTGATGCGCGAGGTGTTGACGGAGATGGGGGTTCCGGAGCGCCAGCGCGATGCATGGCTGGCACTTGAGGAGGCGCTGCGTCCCGTCGTCACGCGGCCGACTAGGTAA
- a CDS encoding ribosome biogenesis GTPase Der yields the protein MINGIVAIVGRPNVGKSTLFNRLTVSDDAIVDDRPGVTRDRLYGHAWLDAEKTSGFMVIDTGGFETDDFKFQPFAENLVWRQTEAAIKESDLVLLVLDGKSGMNPHDRQLKRYLEEIKKPHVIAVNKVDGPEQSQVMWEFFELGVDELIKVSAAHNRGVGDLKQQLADELETLPSLAHVKSASDAIRIAIVGRPNAGKSSILNRMMGEERALVSDIAGTTRDSLDTPMVYNNQAYVLIDTAGIRRKSKINERLESLSVMRSLRAIERADVVLLVLDAVQGLTEQDARLADLAADRGKPVGIVVNKWDIFPDKESNTAKEYTAAIHRELKTLSYAPITFVSALTNQRVHQLMSLAERLAQSAKSRVDTSEVNRVLRAMVQEHTPALIKAKSKRVKFYFATQVAVSPPTIVVFCNVSNEIHESYVRYMTNRFRRDLGFAEVPIRLIFRPKSDVRQRDAEAASEAKESLD from the coding sequence ATGATCAATGGTATCGTCGCCATAGTTGGTCGGCCCAATGTCGGTAAGTCAACTCTCTTTAACCGTCTCACCGTATCGGATGACGCTATCGTCGATGATCGGCCGGGCGTGACGCGCGATCGTCTCTATGGCCATGCTTGGCTTGATGCCGAGAAGACCAGTGGCTTTATGGTGATCGACACCGGCGGATTTGAGACGGATGACTTCAAGTTTCAGCCCTTTGCCGAAAACTTAGTGTGGCGCCAAACCGAGGCGGCTATCAAAGAATCGGATTTAGTCCTGTTGGTTTTAGACGGCAAATCAGGCATGAATCCGCATGACCGTCAGCTCAAGCGCTACTTGGAAGAGATAAAAAAACCACACGTGATCGCCGTCAACAAGGTTGACGGGCCCGAGCAGAGTCAGGTCATGTGGGAGTTCTTCGAGCTAGGTGTCGATGAGCTTATCAAGGTTAGTGCGGCGCACAATCGCGGCGTTGGTGATCTGAAGCAGCAGCTGGCTGACGAGCTCGAGACGCTACCGAGTCTGGCGCACGTTAAATCGGCCAGCGATGCTATCCGCATAGCCATCGTCGGGCGTCCGAATGCAGGTAAATCGTCGATACTTAATCGGATGATGGGCGAGGAGCGGGCCTTAGTCTCAGACATTGCAGGCACGACTCGTGATTCGCTCGACACTCCGATGGTCTATAACAACCAGGCCTACGTCCTGATCGACACAGCGGGTATCAGGCGTAAATCCAAGATCAACGAGCGTCTGGAAAGCTTAAGTGTCATGCGGAGCCTTAGGGCGATTGAGCGCGCCGATGTAGTTCTGCTGGTGCTTGATGCCGTTCAGGGTCTGACGGAGCAGGATGCGCGCCTGGCTGATCTCGCTGCAGATCGCGGTAAACCGGTCGGGATCGTCGTCAACAAGTGGGATATATTCCCCGATAAAGAATCGAACACGGCCAAGGAGTATACGGCGGCCATTCATCGCGAGCTGAAGACGCTGTCGTATGCGCCTATTACCTTCGTGTCGGCCCTGACGAATCAGCGTGTCCACCAGTTGATGTCTCTGGCCGAACGACTAGCACAGTCGGCAAAGAGCCGCGTCGATACCAGCGAGGTCAACCGGGTACTGCGGGCCATGGTCCAGGAGCATACTCCGGCACTGATCAAGGCTAAGTCGAAGCGGGTGAAGTTTTACTTTGCCACCCAGGTCGCCGTGTCGCCCCCAACGATCGTTGTTTTCTGCAACGTATCCAATGAGATTCATGAAAGTTATGTGCGCTATATGACTAACAGGTTCAGGCGGGATTTGGGCTTTGCAGAAGTGCCGATCAGGCTTATATTCCGTCCCAAGAGCGATGTGCGCCAGCGCGATGCAGAGGCTGCTAGCGAGGCCAAGGAGTCCCTAGATTAG